The following DNA comes from Chitinophagales bacterium.
TGCGCCTGAATCCCTATTTCTTAACAAATATCAAAGGGACATTTAAGCAAAATCTCAAAAGAAATCAAATTAACTGGAGTATAGGTATAGATAATTTATGGAATGAAGATTATCAGGAGATCAATAGCTTTGCTATGCCGCTGAGAAATTATTATATGAGTGTGACGGCTATCATTAATTAACATCTTAGCCACGAATTCACGAATTTAACAAATTAGAATTAGTGAATTCGTGGCTATTTAAATCTGATTCCCATTAAAAAAACTCTTGATATCCATAGGCTTCTTGCCTTCTGCCTGTATATCTGTAATCCAGTAATAACCATTATTGCAGGCGATTTTTAAATAGGATAAATTGTCTGTGACGATATCCCCAGGTTCTTCATTTATTGCTTCTAAACTAAATCTTCCATTTTTAACAATATACTTTTTATCTTTATAGGTAAAGAATGGCTTGTACACAGGTATGAGCCCTCTTACCAAATTATGTATTGCCTCCGAAGATTGGAAATCCTTAATCTCTAGTATATCTTTATCTATTTTAGGTGCTGCTTTATCGCTTGGCTTAAATTCTTGTTTAGAACTTTGGTAATTCCCTTCTTCTATTCTCACTAGTGTTTCGTGCAATAAATCCGCCCCTATCTCTTTCAACTTGGTATAAAGGGTTCCAAAATTATCGGAGTCTTCTATTTTACAAGTTTTTTGAAACAACAAATCACCTTTATCTATTTCATGATTGATAAAAAAAGTCGTGACTCCTGTTTCCTTTTCCCCATTGATAATAGCCCAGTTAATAGGTGCTGCACCGCGATAATTCGGTAATAATGAGCCATGCAAATTAATTGTACCAATTCTAGGTGCCGCCCATATAACCTCTGGCATCATGCGAAAAGCTACTACTACTGCTAAATCTATATTTAAGCTTTTATATAATTCGACAAAATCTGGAGACTTTAACTTCTCAGGTTGATAAATATTTAAATGCTGATCTAATGCATATTTCTTAACTTCTGATACACTTAATTGCTGTCCTCTACCACTTGGTTTATCTGGGGCAGTAATGACAGCAACCACATTCCAGCCCATCTCTAATATTTTTTTCAAACTGGCTACCGCGAAATCGGGAGTACCAAAAAAAGCTATTCTTAATTTCCTTCTCATCATGTGTAAAAATAAGGCTTATTCTGCTAGTTGTTTTATATTTGTAGATAATGAAATCTACTTTAATCACCATAGGTGACGAATTACTCATAGGTCAGGTTATAGATACAAATTCTGCATTTATAGCGCAGCGGCTCAATGAAATAGGGATAGCGGTTCATAAACGTATAGCCATAAGTGATGATCTCAAGGAGATT
Coding sequences within:
- a CDS encoding methionyl-tRNA formyltransferase, whose translation is MMRRKLRIAFFGTPDFAVASLKKILEMGWNVVAVITAPDKPSGRGQQLSVSEVKKYALDQHLNIYQPEKLKSPDFVELYKSLNIDLAVVVAFRMMPEVIWAAPRIGTINLHGSLLPNYRGAAPINWAIINGEKETGVTTFFINHEIDKGDLLFQKTCKIEDSDNFGTLYTKLKEIGADLLHETLVRIEEGNYQSSKQEFKPSDKAAPKIDKDILEIKDFQSSEAIHNLVRGLIPVYKPFFTYKDKKYIVKNGRFSLEAINEEPGDIVTDNLSYLKIACNNGYYWITDIQAEGKKPMDIKSFFNGNQI